A part of Myxococcales bacterium genomic DNA contains:
- a CDS encoding trypsin-like serine protease, with protein sequence MQLIRLIGLLFFCGLSASFSSYAVVFHSLGEHQEHLELAKKFPSVGKLRLNFRNKDATRLIETHCTGTLIDPLTVITLAQCVDPVLIKEEGFEFDRNTNYFRANTFALGDDVLNEPIAVRSVKGAVLFAGHKQDNELTQAQNLALIYLESPIYNVEPAQLYEEDISRSFRKKKVVMVGFGFYGEPWNPYKEDNTAAASNKEIDFHKRACWQELKDFRRSVLETHFSIESEDYFGMFTHGDQGGPLFIERDGHWYLLGINSHRINPSFDDKDKKIDERDILYGTKGISLAIPSYLGWIRDNQALRTLTRSITLDNSEWTFGAYWNKGIFPHNNLQESLLYEAIVNKPGIIIFDNFISLEKLSLENANAKLFIPYKLPLALKRQEIDEHIQKLFENGKKFEAVEYERGIIEIPGSEDISRALKIESREIIINAGVVDIDGELWFENFKLHGGKLMGTGALVYSTSPIVNTNGVVMPGKESSIGTLRMVGDYVQHSPNEESKGGILHIRAQKKRKKIENSVLHVQGHAQLGGTLVIEEMGNAFRHGDKIKFLYGKNSGKFSDCKLPAGFLGNIEYNQDSVSITLKDPLWQKDIKLNEFSSLSLEHSTSPSSLLINGGSLRAGAMINLGDGALVMHSGELSMSQELPQQTLVLNGNYEQSGGTLKLMIKKTLVEIQDEKEYIVNPDGSLILAEDVPFDEDKKRVVQKIGNPEFVWTTDNIKVSGTAILGGHLEIRFESDELLVKEGTEVSVVKAHKIEGAFASVTKLPGMIQPKLVYTPQEVILRFEKQGSLSELNFKSEEAKTAALILEQQRDNKKYSSLFLKLGTMNEDDIEVYLLNMVIKTPGYQRLLGEYTKSHI encoded by the coding sequence ATGCAACTTATCAGGTTGATTGGACTTTTGTTTTTTTGTGGTTTATCTGCTTCCTTTAGTTCGTATGCCGTTGTGTTTCACTCCTTAGGTGAGCATCAGGAACATTTAGAACTGGCAAAAAAATTCCCCTCAGTAGGAAAGCTTAGGCTTAATTTTAGAAACAAAGATGCAACGAGACTTATAGAAACACATTGCACAGGCACACTTATTGATCCCTTGACGGTCATAACTCTTGCTCAGTGCGTGGATCCGGTGCTCATAAAGGAAGAAGGTTTTGAGTTTGACCGAAACACCAATTACTTTAGAGCAAATACTTTCGCCTTAGGAGATGATGTCCTTAATGAGCCAATTGCTGTTAGAAGCGTAAAGGGAGCAGTTCTTTTCGCTGGGCACAAGCAAGATAACGAACTTACTCAAGCACAAAATTTGGCATTAATTTATTTGGAAAGTCCCATTTACAATGTCGAGCCTGCACAATTGTATGAAGAAGACATTTCAAGATCATTTCGTAAGAAAAAAGTGGTCATGGTGGGCTTTGGATTTTATGGAGAACCATGGAACCCTTACAAAGAAGACAACACGGCAGCAGCCAGTAATAAAGAAATTGATTTTCACAAAAGAGCGTGTTGGCAGGAATTAAAAGATTTTAGACGATCAGTTTTAGAAACTCATTTTTCAATAGAAAGCGAAGATTATTTCGGTATGTTTACTCATGGAGATCAGGGAGGACCATTATTTATTGAGCGCGATGGTCACTGGTATTTGTTGGGGATAAATTCGCATCGAATTAATCCTTCTTTTGACGATAAAGACAAGAAGATCGATGAAAGAGATATTCTCTATGGCACTAAAGGAATATCGCTAGCGATTCCATCATATTTAGGATGGATTAGAGATAATCAGGCTCTTCGGACATTAACTCGAAGTATAACGCTCGATAATAGCGAATGGACTTTCGGAGCATATTGGAACAAGGGTATTTTCCCACACAATAATCTTCAAGAGTCTTTGCTTTATGAGGCGATTGTTAATAAGCCAGGAATAATTATTTTCGATAATTTTATTAGTTTGGAAAAATTAAGCTTGGAGAATGCAAATGCTAAGCTCTTTATTCCTTACAAATTACCCTTAGCACTCAAAAGACAAGAAATTGATGAGCACATTCAAAAACTTTTTGAAAATGGCAAAAAATTTGAAGCCGTCGAATATGAACGAGGAATTATAGAAATACCAGGAAGCGAAGATATTTCTCGTGCTCTTAAAATAGAGTCTAGGGAAATTATTATAAATGCTGGCGTTGTTGATATTGATGGCGAATTATGGTTTGAAAATTTCAAACTTCATGGCGGAAAATTAATGGGCACAGGTGCACTGGTCTACTCCACCTCTCCTATAGTGAATACTAACGGCGTAGTTATGCCTGGCAAGGAAAGCAGTATCGGCACTCTTAGAATGGTGGGCGATTATGTACAACATTCGCCAAACGAAGAAAGCAAGGGCGGAATTTTACACATACGTGCGCAAAAGAAAAGAAAGAAAATAGAAAATTCCGTGCTTCATGTCCAGGGGCATGCCCAGCTGGGAGGCACACTCGTAATAGAGGAAATGGGCAACGCTTTTAGGCATGGAGACAAAATTAAATTTCTATATGGTAAAAATTCTGGGAAGTTTTCCGATTGTAAATTGCCTGCGGGTTTTTTAGGAAATATTGAATATAATCAAGATTCAGTAAGCATTACTTTAAAAGACCCCCTATGGCAGAAAGATATTAAACTCAATGAGTTTTCATCCTTATCTCTAGAGCATTCCACTTCTCCTTCTTCTTTACTCATAAACGGAGGCTCGCTAAGGGCGGGAGCGATGATTAACCTTGGTGATGGAGCTCTTGTGATGCACAGCGGTGAGTTGAGTATGTCTCAAGAATTGCCTCAGCAAACCCTGGTGCTCAATGGCAACTATGAGCAATCTGGTGGAACATTAAAGCTCATGATTAAAAAAACCTTGGTTGAGATTCAGGATGAAAAAGAATACATCGTTAATCCTGATGGAAGCTTGATTTTGGCCGAAGATGTGCCATTTGATGAGGATAAAAAGAGGGTCGTACAAAAAATTGGCAATCCAGAATTTGTATGGACTACAGATAATATAAAAGTGAGCGGTACAGCAATACTTGGTGGGCACTTAGAAATTAGATTTGAAAGTGACGAATTATTGGTAAAAGAAGGTACCGAAGTGAGCGTAGTGAAGGCTCATAAAATTGAGGGTGCTTTTGCTTCTGTCACAAAACTACCAGGTATGATTCAGCCAAAGCTCGTCTATACACCTCAAGAGGTGATACTACGTTTTGAAAAACAAGGAAGTTTATCCGAACTTAACTTTAAGTCTGAGGAGGCGAAAACCGCAGCTCTCATTCTTGAACAACAACGTGATAATAAAAAATATTCATCACTTTTTCTTAAGTTAGGAACCATGAACGAGGATGACATAGAAGTTTACTTGCTCAATATGGTGATTAAAACTCCTGGCTATCAAAGATTATTAGGAGAATACACAAAGTCGCACATATGA
- a CDS encoding IS5 family transposase has protein sequence MKTFLKGNIMSCLYETCLSDCAWEVIEPLFPANAKRGRRRVYSFRSIVDAIFYVLKNGCVWRCLPNDFPPHGIVYHYFRTWSVSGLWAVLNCILVAIVRTCAGRDASPSLVSIDSQSQTAEPGVDERGLDGGKKINGRKRHIVVDTMGLMLLCICTAANVSDRVAGEELVTELNKREKFPRLAKILGDNAYKNLSSDLRVGVSTETAERLKGQKGFVPQIFRWAVERTFAWLNRNRRLVRNYEKNTKHQESMNYIANARLCIRRLENWLTT, from the coding sequence GTGAAAACCTTTTTGAAAGGAAATATCATGTCGTGCTTGTATGAGACCTGTTTGTCAGATTGTGCCTGGGAGGTGATTGAGCCACTTTTTCCTGCTAACGCCAAACGAGGCAGACGTCGTGTCTATAGCTTTCGGAGCATAGTTGATGCCATATTCTATGTTTTAAAGAACGGCTGTGTGTGGCGTTGTTTACCCAATGACTTTCCTCCTCACGGTATTGTCTATCACTATTTTCGCACCTGGTCTGTTTCTGGTTTGTGGGCGGTCTTAAACTGCATTCTCGTGGCAATAGTCAGAACCTGTGCTGGCAGAGATGCAAGCCCCTCACTTGTTTCCATCGACTCCCAATCACAGACAGCGGAACCAGGAGTAGATGAGCGTGGTTTGGATGGGGGAAAGAAGATTAATGGAAGAAAGCGCCACATCGTTGTTGATACGATGGGATTGATGCTCCTATGCATTTGTACCGCAGCAAATGTATCTGATAGGGTTGCCGGCGAGGAATTGGTTACTGAGCTCAATAAGCGCGAGAAGTTTCCCAGATTAGCGAAGATTCTTGGAGATAACGCATATAAGAATTTGTCTTCAGACTTGAGAGTAGGCGTAAGCACAGAAACTGCGGAACGTTTAAAAGGGCAAAAGGGGTTTGTACCACAAATATTTCGTTGGGCCGTAGAACGAACTTTTGCTTGGCTGAATCGAAATAGGCGTCTGGTGCGTAACTATGAGAAGAATACAAAGCATCAGGAATCAATGAACTACATCGCTAATGCAAGATTATGTATCAGACGATTGGAAAATTGGCTTACCACCTGA
- a CDS encoding type II toxin-antitoxin system HicB family antitoxin, translated as MRYHFKVHKENKGYWAECVELKGCITQADTKKELQQNAEEALNLYLDEPESSKEIFPEPKKFVRGKEVFDVPVNPKIAFAMALRQERIKNHMTQGQVAKKLGLKNPYSYQRLENSKTANPSLMTIASIKSIFPNLNFDLLIA; from the coding sequence ATGCGATACCATTTTAAAGTTCACAAAGAAAATAAAGGATACTGGGCGGAATGTGTTGAGCTCAAGGGTTGTATTACCCAAGCTGATACAAAAAAAGAACTTCAACAAAACGCGGAAGAAGCCTTAAACCTTTATCTTGACGAGCCTGAATCGTCAAAAGAGATATTTCCAGAACCCAAAAAATTCGTCCGAGGAAAAGAGGTTTTTGATGTTCCAGTCAATCCAAAAATTGCTTTTGCTATGGCTTTGCGACAAGAACGTATCAAAAATCATATGACTCAAGGCCAGGTGGCAAAGAAGTTGGGGCTGAAAAATCCGTATAGTTATCAGCGCTTGGAAAACAGCAAGACAGCAAACCCCTCTCTTATGACCATCGCCTCAATAAAGTCAATATTCCCAAATCTAAACTTTGATTTGCTCATAGCCTGA
- a CDS encoding ATP-dependent Clp protease adaptor ClpS — translation MNDKKTRKEPEYSGDTLVAEKREVKEPKKYCIVFHNDDFTTQEFVIHVLVNFFHKNSQDAHRLMLKVHLEGKAKVGIYTKDIAESKVYVVTSYCRQNGMPLLLTIEQE, via the coding sequence ATGAATGATAAAAAAACAAGAAAAGAACCAGAATATTCTGGCGATACCTTAGTGGCTGAAAAGAGAGAGGTCAAAGAACCAAAAAAATATTGCATAGTGTTTCATAATGATGATTTTACTACCCAAGAATTTGTTATTCATGTGCTCGTTAATTTTTTTCATAAAAATTCACAAGACGCTCACCGATTGATGTTGAAAGTTCATCTAGAAGGTAAAGCAAAAGTCGGCATTTATACAAAAGATATAGCAGAATCAAAAGTTTACGTGGTTACATCCTACTGTCGGCAAAATGGTATGCCATTGCTTCTTACTATTGAGCAGGAATAA
- the clpA gene encoding ATP-dependent Clp protease ATP-binding subunit ClpA has product MLSHEVEKIVEKALKEAKMRHHEFATVEHLCFVLFESPKIKVLLQQIGVSKKDLRAGFLEFLEHQIDILPENSEVETLPSLGLQRVLQRAAVNIAGAGKSEVSVEHLLIAAFDEDESYAVFLMQQAGISRLDLVSVISHGAVDIEPGEDLDEIDEENSDDDIQGQKKTKLSLYTLCLTEEARRGKLDQLIGREKELERVIQVLSRRKKNNPLLVGDPGVGKTALAEGLASKIVEAKVPEYLKGAEVYLLDMGALLAGARYRGDFENRMKAVLKALEKKPNAIMVIDEIHTVIGAGSTTGSSMDASNLLKPILSKGHLRCIGSTTYREYRSYFEKDRALARRFQKIDIDEPTHQECEQILHGIKKRYEEFHQVKITDEALGAAVALSARFLHERKLPDKAIDLIDEACARLRLANSQNQSKKKLINIDLKAIEDAVASIAQIPSRTVNQDDKDLLKRLEASLKSNVYGQDEAIEKISDAILMSRAGLRERDKPIGSFLFSGPSGVGKTEVAKQLAQSLGVSLIRFDMSEYMERHTASRLVGAPPGYVGYEQGGLLTDAINKTPYAVLLLDEIEKAHPDVFNMLLQVMDYGKLTDNNGRSSDFRHVILIMTSNVGARQREQHSIGFFEEDAKKQDDKAIKLLFSPEFRNRLDATIPFAKLSVATVKRIVGKFISELEQQLKEKNVTITLSENATDYLAQKGYDPAMGARPLARIIQEQIKKPLAKELLFGNLSEGGKVHVEVIDGTLTLTF; this is encoded by the coding sequence ATGCTAAGCCATGAAGTAGAAAAAATAGTTGAAAAAGCTCTGAAAGAAGCAAAAATGCGTCATCATGAGTTTGCTACAGTAGAGCATCTTTGTTTTGTATTGTTTGAAAGCCCCAAGATAAAAGTTCTGTTGCAGCAAATTGGCGTGAGTAAAAAAGATTTAAGGGCTGGTTTTTTGGAATTTTTGGAACATCAGATAGATATTCTTCCTGAAAATTCTGAAGTAGAAACACTGCCAAGCTTGGGATTGCAAAGAGTTTTGCAACGAGCCGCTGTCAATATTGCTGGAGCTGGAAAGAGTGAAGTAAGTGTTGAACACTTATTAATAGCTGCTTTTGATGAAGATGAAAGCTATGCTGTTTTTTTGATGCAGCAAGCAGGAATTTCTCGTCTCGATTTGGTGTCGGTTATTTCTCATGGTGCCGTAGATATAGAGCCAGGGGAAGACCTTGATGAAATCGATGAAGAAAATTCAGATGACGATATCCAAGGGCAAAAGAAAACCAAGCTTTCACTTTATACCTTATGCCTGACCGAAGAAGCACGCAGAGGTAAGCTTGATCAGCTTATCGGCAGAGAAAAAGAACTCGAGCGGGTAATTCAGGTGCTTTCTCGCAGGAAAAAAAATAATCCCCTTTTGGTGGGCGACCCTGGTGTTGGAAAAACTGCGCTTGCTGAAGGTTTAGCAAGTAAAATCGTTGAGGCTAAGGTTCCTGAATATTTGAAGGGAGCTGAAGTATATTTACTCGACATGGGCGCTTTGTTGGCAGGAGCACGTTATCGAGGGGACTTTGAGAATCGCATGAAGGCGGTGCTTAAGGCGCTGGAAAAGAAGCCAAATGCCATAATGGTTATCGATGAAATTCATACGGTAATAGGTGCAGGTTCCACTACTGGAAGTAGCATGGATGCATCAAATCTTTTGAAACCAATTCTTTCTAAAGGGCACCTGCGCTGCATTGGTTCGACTACCTATAGGGAATACCGAAGTTATTTTGAAAAAGATCGAGCATTGGCACGGCGTTTTCAAAAGATCGATATTGATGAACCAACACATCAGGAATGTGAACAAATTCTACACGGCATCAAAAAACGCTATGAGGAGTTTCACCAGGTCAAAATTACTGACGAAGCTTTGGGAGCTGCAGTTGCCCTTTCGGCTCGTTTTTTGCATGAACGCAAGCTTCCCGATAAGGCGATTGACTTGATCGATGAAGCATGTGCACGTTTACGCTTAGCTAACAGTCAAAACCAATCGAAAAAAAAGCTGATAAATATTGATCTAAAAGCTATCGAGGATGCTGTAGCGAGTATTGCTCAGATTCCTTCTCGTACGGTCAATCAGGATGATAAAGATCTCCTAAAGCGCTTGGAGGCAAGTTTAAAATCCAATGTTTATGGGCAGGATGAGGCGATCGAAAAAATTAGTGATGCTATTTTAATGTCACGAGCGGGCTTGCGTGAAAGGGATAAACCCATAGGCAGTTTTCTTTTTTCCGGCCCATCTGGCGTAGGGAAAACTGAAGTTGCAAAGCAGCTTGCGCAATCTTTGGGGGTGAGTTTAATCCGCTTTGACATGAGTGAATATATGGAACGCCATACTGCTTCACGTTTGGTGGGAGCACCTCCTGGCTATGTAGGATATGAGCAAGGCGGTTTATTGACTGATGCTATTAATAAAACTCCTTATGCAGTTTTGTTGTTGGATGAAATCGAAAAAGCTCATCCTGATGTTTTTAATATGCTCTTGCAAGTAATGGATTATGGAAAATTAACCGATAACAATGGGCGTTCATCCGATTTTCGGCACGTGATTTTGATTATGACGAGCAATGTAGGAGCTCGTCAAAGAGAACAGCATTCCATTGGTTTTTTTGAAGAAGATGCCAAAAAACAAGATGATAAAGCGATCAAGCTTCTGTTCTCTCCTGAGTTTCGAAATCGTCTCGATGCAACTATTCCTTTTGCCAAGCTTTCTGTTGCAACCGTAAAAAGAATCGTTGGCAAATTTATCAGCGAGCTTGAGCAGCAACTAAAAGAGAAAAATGTGACCATCACTTTAAGTGAAAATGCAACTGATTATTTGGCTCAAAAGGGATACGACCCAGCAATGGGAGCAAGACCACTTGCTCGCATTATTCAAGAACAAATTAAAAAACCCCTTGCCAAAGAGCTTTTATTCGGAAATCTGTCTGAGGGGGGAAAAGTTCATGTCGAGGTGATAGATGGTACGCTCACATTAACTTTTTAA
- a CDS encoding methyltransferase domain-containing protein: MFQQNPFRMIGTFAPSSKFLAQAMIRPICSQSSQRILEVGAGTGAITKYLAKRMAHSSHLDVVEIVPAFARLLKLRYNKANIDIFCEDVLKLHNYDSYDVIISSLPFNSLPSSLTKALIEHLIKLAKDGASFSFFEYKGLSRLVSAFLNEDALVRYRETRHHIDQFIHEYQNDEAIVKINIPPALVHYLSIDKNGA, translated from the coding sequence ATGTTTCAGCAAAATCCTTTTAGAATGATAGGCACCTTTGCCCCAAGTTCCAAGTTTTTAGCGCAAGCGATGATAAGACCAATCTGCTCTCAAAGTTCTCAAAGAATTCTTGAAGTTGGGGCAGGCACTGGAGCTATTACTAAATATTTAGCAAAACGTATGGCGCATTCGAGTCATTTAGATGTTGTGGAAATAGTACCTGCCTTTGCTCGCTTGCTTAAGCTTCGTTACAATAAAGCCAATATTGATATTTTTTGTGAAGATGTGCTTAAACTCCATAACTACGATAGTTATGACGTAATTATTTCGAGTCTTCCTTTTAATTCTTTACCATCATCCCTGACCAAGGCTTTAATAGAGCACTTGATCAAGCTTGCAAAAGATGGGGCAAGCTTTTCTTTTTTTGAATACAAGGGTCTTTCTCGTTTGGTTTCTGCCTTTCTCAATGAGGATGCACTGGTCCGTTATCGTGAGACTCGTCATCACATTGACCAATTTATCCATGAGTATCAAAATGATGAAGCGATAGTAAAAATTAATATTCCTCCTGCATTGGTGCATTATTTAAGCATTGATAAAAATGGAGCCTAA
- a CDS encoding DNA recombination protein RmuC: MNAQQILIFATGFFLGALSFLLIAWNYYVRRQNRTAQIIENEQNQKNQLTIKLAQTEAEYRQSKEYFEKRINDLNLVHDRMKETFSALAKESLIQNMDAMNTTLKQSVDQLLQASDQERQHSKEQLKNVVAPLKESLSFMDKKVSDLEAIRQGAYSGLKEQIEGLLKSQAILQQETGALSKALQAPSIRGRWGEMQLRRVVELSGLSQFCDFIEQCSIKVEGEILRPDMVVTLPQNKKIVIDAKVPLEVFGTEDKNDACADLVTTLKRHLMTLKKKSYAKILGDSPEFTVMFLPTESLLHRALVTDPSLLDYAAQNDIIIATPVTLIALLKGVAFSFKQESIANNIEEVRKLAQQLIDRVGVVSAHFGKLGKSLKTASESYNQTLSSLDSRVFVTARKLSEIKSLGSDKSVESIHQEFIDVVPREIDMKPLNGSES; this comes from the coding sequence ATGAACGCTCAACAAATTTTAATTTTTGCTACTGGATTTTTTTTAGGAGCTCTAAGCTTTTTGCTGATTGCGTGGAATTATTATGTTCGAAGACAAAATCGTACAGCTCAAATAATAGAAAATGAACAAAATCAAAAAAATCAGTTAACTATTAAACTTGCTCAAACTGAGGCTGAATATAGGCAAAGTAAGGAATATTTCGAAAAAAGAATTAATGACTTGAATTTAGTGCACGACCGCATGAAAGAAACTTTTTCAGCACTTGCCAAAGAAAGCTTGATTCAAAATATGGACGCAATGAATACTACTCTTAAGCAGAGTGTTGACCAGTTGTTGCAAGCAAGTGATCAGGAGCGGCAGCATAGTAAAGAGCAACTTAAAAATGTTGTGGCTCCTTTAAAAGAAAGTCTGTCATTTATGGATAAAAAAGTAAGTGATCTCGAAGCCATTCGCCAAGGCGCTTATAGTGGCCTTAAAGAGCAGATAGAAGGTTTGCTTAAAAGTCAGGCTATCTTGCAGCAAGAAACAGGAGCGTTGTCTAAAGCACTACAGGCCCCATCTATTCGAGGGCGTTGGGGTGAGATGCAGCTACGACGAGTGGTTGAGCTTTCAGGGCTTTCTCAGTTTTGTGATTTTATTGAACAGTGCAGCATAAAAGTCGAAGGTGAAATTTTAAGGCCTGATATGGTGGTGACACTTCCTCAGAATAAAAAAATCGTTATTGATGCCAAGGTTCCTTTAGAGGTATTTGGCACAGAAGACAAAAATGATGCTTGCGCTGATTTGGTAACGACACTCAAGCGACACCTAATGACCTTAAAGAAAAAATCCTATGCAAAAATTCTCGGGGACAGTCCTGAATTTACTGTTATGTTTTTACCAACAGAATCATTATTACATCGCGCACTTGTTACTGATCCCTCTCTTTTAGATTATGCAGCGCAAAATGATATTATCATTGCAACCCCAGTGACGCTGATTGCTTTACTCAAAGGAGTAGCATTTAGTTTTAAACAAGAATCAATAGCCAATAATATCGAAGAAGTAAGAAAATTAGCACAGCAACTTATTGATAGAGTCGGTGTAGTGTCAGCACATTTCGGAAAGCTTGGAAAGAGTTTAAAGACAGCTTCTGAAAGCTATAATCAAACATTATCATCTCTTGATTCCAGAGTTTTTGTTACGGCAAGAAAACTCAGCGAAATAAAATCCTTAGGATCAGATAAATCAGTGGAGAGCATCCATCAAGAATTTATTGACGTAGTGCCTAGAGAAATTGATATGAAACCACTGAATGGTAGCGAGTCGTGA
- a CDS encoding ATP-binding cassette domain-containing protein has translation MNLSIQKLSAHIGPHCILDNINLNLDAGSHLSIMGHSGSGKSSLIRIILGLKTKLSISGRICFSNLTIQLNNQRIVPIAKQGYAYVPQSLSLWPHINVAKTLRLTQNFAHSDFEVDELLSIFGLISHKKSFPHELSAGEQQRLALARALIAKPKLLILDEAFSNLDTVSKYSLLKILKKKQKDLGFTSIFVTHDFSEASFWGQNLMILYQGKSLWTGSLEKFRIDPPQWPLLQSHHKLNRYARSQKHVCIF, from the coding sequence ATGAATCTTTCAATTCAAAAGTTAAGCGCTCATATCGGCCCCCACTGTATACTTGATAATATTAATTTAAATTTAGATGCGGGCAGCCACTTAAGCATCATGGGTCATTCTGGAAGCGGAAAAAGTTCACTCATACGAATTATTCTTGGGTTAAAAACAAAACTCAGCATCAGCGGAAGGATCTGTTTTAGTAACTTAACAATTCAATTGAATAATCAAAGAATAGTGCCCATTGCCAAACAAGGATATGCTTATGTGCCGCAAAGCTTAAGTTTATGGCCCCATATAAATGTTGCAAAAACTCTGAGGTTGACCCAAAATTTTGCTCATTCAGATTTTGAAGTTGATGAGCTCCTCTCTATTTTTGGGCTTATATCGCACAAGAAATCTTTTCCTCATGAACTATCAGCAGGAGAACAGCAACGACTTGCTCTTGCTCGCGCATTGATCGCAAAGCCAAAACTGTTGATCCTCGATGAAGCTTTTTCAAACCTTGATACGGTCAGCAAATATAGCTTGCTAAAGATATTGAAAAAAAAACAAAAAGATCTTGGCTTCACTTCAATTTTTGTAACTCATGATTTTTCTGAAGCTTCTTTTTGGGGACAAAATCTTATGATTCTTTATCAAGGAAAAAGTCTTTGGACTGGCTCTCTTGAAAAATTTAGGATAGATCCTCCCCAGTGGCCCCTGCTACAAAGCCACCATAAACTCAATCGATATGCGAGGAGCCAAAAACATGTTTGCATTTTTTAA
- a CDS encoding type II toxin-antitoxin system HicA family toxin has product MQKKYEKAGWEKLRQRGSHVFMKKGEERETIPMHKELSKGLEKYLLKRLGE; this is encoded by the coding sequence ATGCAGAAGAAATATGAGAAGGCTGGCTGGGAAAAACTTCGCCAAAGAGGTTCTCATGTGTTCATGAAAAAGGGCGAGGAGCGAGAAACTATTCCCATGCACAAAGAGCTAAGCAAGGGCTTAGAAAAATACCTTCTCAAGAGGTTAGGTGAGTAA